One window of the Paenibacillus beijingensis genome contains the following:
- a CDS encoding ABC transporter permease → MNRELEQLWKRRAGAFRSEMMPYMGYVVQSGFPGFSVLLLILASVGYGTFIRDIPPDFPVMAAGVLLLTPLLCRSPLRTWLQPADTVFLLRLEPAMPAYIGRSIRRSLLPGTALALAALAVYWPLYRSEAGSGNAGAWTLAVMTAALFAANTVASWQERRMAWSGARRLARLLRWLLTAVAVSFFLTVEPWKALLFTLPAAALLAAAYRLPRRLSFPWERLIEEEERTRSRYYRFLGLFVDVPALPPRVYKRPYAAWIPSLITLRKSNAYRYWYTLTLIRTELGGILLRLLLLGLLVVYWLSDAAWLAGWGAAAVQLLFLGIAGVQLSALRLTHRFSVWRHVYPLPEERRNRSLLAVDRAANAALAVPLLLALTMPLMAAGHLAPAAAGVGATAAYLLLLRPARLRRKLSADQEED, encoded by the coding sequence ATGAACCGGGAGCTTGAGCAATTATGGAAGCGGCGGGCCGGCGCTTTCCGCAGCGAAATGATGCCTTATATGGGCTACGTCGTGCAAAGCGGATTCCCGGGTTTTAGCGTGCTGCTGCTCATACTCGCTTCGGTCGGTTACGGCACATTTATCCGCGATATCCCTCCGGATTTTCCGGTAATGGCAGCCGGGGTCTTGCTGCTGACGCCGCTGCTCTGCCGGAGCCCGCTGCGGACGTGGCTGCAGCCGGCGGATACGGTCTTTCTGCTTCGGCTGGAGCCGGCTATGCCCGCCTACATCGGGCGTTCGATCCGGCGCAGCCTGCTGCCGGGAACCGCTCTTGCGCTGGCGGCGCTGGCGGTTTATTGGCCGCTGTACCGGAGCGAAGCGGGCAGCGGAAATGCAGGCGCCTGGACGCTTGCCGTCATGACCGCGGCGCTGTTTGCGGCCAATACGGTTGCTTCGTGGCAGGAGCGCCGGATGGCGTGGAGCGGCGCCAGGCGGCTTGCGCGGCTGCTTAGGTGGCTGCTGACGGCTGTGGCGGTTTCTTTTTTTCTGACCGTGGAGCCATGGAAAGCGCTGCTGTTCACGCTCCCGGCAGCCGCACTGCTGGCTGCGGCATACCGGCTGCCGCGCAGGCTGTCATTTCCTTGGGAGCGGCTGATCGAGGAGGAAGAGAGAACGCGCAGCCGCTATTACCGTTTTCTCGGTCTGTTCGTCGATGTCCCCGCTCTTCCGCCACGGGTCTACAAACGTCCTTACGCCGCTTGGATCCCAAGCCTAATAACGCTGCGGAAATCGAACGCTTACCGGTATTGGTACACGCTGACGTTGATCCGTACGGAGCTGGGCGGCATTCTGCTGCGGCTGCTTCTGCTCGGGCTGCTGGTCGTTTATTGGCTGTCCGATGCGGCCTGGCTGGCGGGGTGGGGCGCTGCAGCGGTGCAGCTGTTGTTTCTTGGCATTGCCGGGGTGCAGTTGTCGGCGCTGCGGCTGACGCATCGTTTCTCGGTCTGGCGGCATGTCTATCCGCTGCCCGAAGAGAGGCGCAACCGCTCGCTGCTGGCCGTCGACCGTGCGGCTAATGCTGCGCTGGCGGTTCCGCTGCTGCTTGCGCTGACAATGCCCCTTATGGCGGCGGGTCATCTTGCCCCTGCCGCAGCCGGTGTCGGGGCGACAGCCGCATACCTGCTGCTGCTCCGGCCGGCGCGTCTAAGGCGCAAGCTATCCGCCGATCAGGAAGAAGACTAG
- a CDS encoding putative quinol monooxygenase — translation MVIIHAYFHVRTDALEAFMEQTKPLIESSTAEPGNISYALYRDVDQPNVLIMVEEWKDEQAVAIHNETPHLLQFLHQTKPLLAKPIQLKKYTVQS, via the coding sequence ATGGTTATTATTCACGCTTATTTTCATGTGAGAACCGATGCGCTCGAGGCGTTCATGGAACAAACGAAGCCGCTGATCGAGAGCTCAACGGCCGAACCCGGAAATATCAGCTACGCCTTGTACCGGGACGTCGATCAGCCGAATGTGCTGATTATGGTAGAGGAGTGGAAGGACGAGCAAGCGGTTGCGATTCATAACGAAACTCCGCACCTCCTTCAATTTTTGCATCAAACGAAACCGTTGCTTGCAAAGCCGATCCAATTAAAAAAATATACCGTTCAATCATAA
- a CDS encoding ABC transporter ATP-binding protein → MQPEPILQVEDLTGGYSPRRPVLHQVGFHVEAGEMVGLIGLNGAGKSTTIKHILGLMKPHAGRVKVQAAELEQDPEAYRGAFAYVPETPVLFDEMTVEEHMRLTAMAYGLEREPFSRRLEMLLDEFRMRDKRKAFAAHLSKGMKQKVMIMNALLIQPALYIIDEPFLGLDPLGIRSLLERLMEEKRRGAAILMSSHILSTVETYCDRYIVLHRGRVAAQGTLADVRAAAGSGGTLEEAFYRLVEEDSDEPGA, encoded by the coding sequence ATGCAACCGGAACCTATTTTGCAGGTGGAAGACTTGACGGGAGGCTACAGCCCGAGACGCCCGGTGCTGCATCAGGTCGGTTTTCATGTGGAAGCCGGCGAGATGGTCGGCCTGATCGGCCTCAACGGCGCGGGCAAAAGCACGACGATCAAACATATTCTCGGGCTGATGAAACCGCACGCAGGCCGGGTGAAGGTGCAGGCGGCGGAGCTGGAACAGGATCCGGAAGCGTACCGGGGGGCATTCGCGTATGTGCCCGAAACGCCGGTTCTTTTTGACGAGATGACGGTGGAGGAGCATATGCGGCTGACCGCGATGGCATACGGGCTGGAGCGGGAACCATTCAGCCGGCGGTTGGAAATGCTGCTGGACGAATTCCGGATGCGGGACAAACGGAAGGCGTTTGCCGCCCATCTGTCCAAAGGGATGAAGCAGAAGGTGATGATCATGAACGCGCTGCTCATCCAGCCGGCCCTATATATTATCGACGAGCCTTTCCTGGGACTCGACCCGCTCGGCATCCGGTCGCTGCTGGAGCGGCTGATGGAAGAGAAGCGGCGCGGAGCGGCGATTTTGATGAGCTCGCACATTTTGTCCACGGTGGAGACGTATTGCGACCGCTACATTGTGCTGCACCGCGGCCGCGTGGCGGCGCAGGGAACGCTCGCCGACGTAAGAGCCGCGGCCGGCAGCGGCGGAACGCTGGAAGAAGCGTTTTACCGGCTCGTGGAGGAAGATTCCGATGAACCGGGAGCTTGA